In the genome of Longimicrobium terrae, one region contains:
- a CDS encoding SRPBCC family protein translates to MIVIHLSIQIDAPVERVFDLARSIDFHSRSLAHTDEQAVAGRTSGLIGLGETVTWPARHLGVRQHLTAQITAFDRPKFFQDTMVHGAFAWMQHDHAFAPGPRGGTVMRDVLRFAAPLGVLGRIAERALLRRYMTRFLQVRNAELKRVAESDRWREFLVTEASA, encoded by the coding sequence ATGATCGTCATCCACCTCTCCATACAGATCGATGCGCCGGTTGAGCGCGTGTTCGACCTGGCGCGCAGCATCGATTTCCACAGCCGCTCGCTGGCGCACACGGACGAGCAGGCGGTCGCGGGGCGCACGTCGGGGCTGATCGGCCTCGGCGAGACGGTGACGTGGCCCGCGCGGCATCTGGGCGTGCGCCAGCACCTGACCGCGCAGATCACCGCGTTCGACCGTCCGAAGTTCTTTCAGGACACGATGGTGCACGGCGCCTTCGCGTGGATGCAGCATGACCACGCGTTCGCGCCCGGCCCGCGCGGCGGCACCGTGATGCGCGATGTGCTTCGGTTCGCCGCGCCGCTCGGTGTCCTGGGCCGCATCGCCGAACGCGCCCTGCTGCGGCGCTACATGACGCGCTTTCTGCAGGTGCGCAACGCGGAGTTGAAGCGCGTCGCAGAGTCCGATCGGTGGCGGGAATTTCTTGTCACGGAGGCGTCGGCGTAA